The DNA sequence AAAAATGTCTTTAGGGAAAGGGTTAATTTTGAAGAGAATATGGAATGAGGAAAGCAAGAGAGGGGTAAGACAGAGGACGATGTTAGAGCAGGAGGAAGGACGTGTGTGAGCTTAGGGATGAcagcaagcaggctctgcgaagGAGGACAGAAGGGCGGCAGCCACTACTCCTTCCTTGTCTGGCACTGGGACCCTCAAGCCCAATGAACTGAGCTTCTGCTTCTTGCTGCTCTCCTCCTCACCTGTCTGCTAAGCAGAAGTGTCCCAGTGACATCAGCATGGTCACGGGCCCAGGACCCAGCCTGAGGCTGGAGTGACCCATCTTTTCCTTCAGGCCTTGACTGTGGGAGTCTGGACCCCCAACTCAAACCCCAGCACTGAAGCAAGAGATCAAGGACCCTCACTCTCTAGGATGAGAACTGGCCCAGGGGCTCCAGCCCATCTCACCTgttctccatcctcctcctctctgggggAATGACCAGGTGTCAGGAGGCAGCGAGGATACTGAACATCAACTCTCCATTCCAGGAGCAACAGAGACCATCCCAGAAGACCCCAGAGGTCCGTATCCACACTCTGCCATgtctctgtgtctgcctttccGAGGCAGATGGAAGATGGGGCAGAAGAACTCATGGAGGGGCTCCTCACAGCTCCCCAAGCAGGACTATGAGGCTCTGAGGGAAAGGTGCCTGATGGAAGGCCGCCTTTTTGAAGATGACAGCTTCCCGGCCAGTTTGTGTTCTGTGGGCAGTGGGCCCCTGCTTCCAAAGCTGCCGCCTGGCCTGCAGTGGAAGAGGCCTCTGGTAAGAAAGGGAAGCatcccctcaacacacacacacagacacacagacacacagacacacagacacacaacagGTCAACCCGGACCAAAGAATGGCTGCCAGAGAATGGTGGGGTGTTCCAGATGCAGTGTCTTATTCACTGCCATTGATCCCCCTCACATGGGGGGGATGGGTGAGTGCCcacattcccattttccagatgaagaaaaatagtaGTGATGCTGAGAGGGGTCTGAGGTATGACTCTCCCTTAACCCCTACCCAGAAATACACTGGGCAGCTGTGGTCAAAGTACTGTTTGGCCCCATCTAGGATAGCAGGGCTCCCTGGGTCTCTGTTGAGGCCATCTGCCAGAGAGACACATTTTCACACATCTTCACTCCCAACCCGAAAATCAGGCCCATGGAACATGTAAGTTAAGAAGCTATTAATCACTTTACAACAATGTTCTTCACTTTATAAAGTGCTTTGACAGTTCCTTTAAAAGGTGACTTAATGTGTTCAAAGGCAGTCCAGGCCCTGCCAGAGTTGATATACACAAAAGATATCCCAAACACACCTAGAACAAGGTAAAATCAGCATATGCTACAAATTCTCCACTCTTCTGTGCCCTGTTCAGGATTCTCATTAAAGTCTGCAACCCCAGACCAAGTCCCTTCTGTGTATAAAATTCCCAAGTGGGCTTCTCAAACTAGAGAGCAACCAAGATTCTATTTTTcccagaaaatttggaaaattctatGCTGACATAGAGTCTGTCATACACCTGACCTTAGAGAGCTGTGCCAATGCAGAACCCCAGGGGTTTAGTGCTCCTCATGGAGCAGAAACCACCCCTTCCCACTTCCCACCTCCCACCATCATCTCACCCAGTGTCTCAGCATAGAAAGGCAAAGAAGCCATTcatttggaggtggggtgggaaggagcaGTAGGGGGAAAATGAGGAGAATATGATCTCTAGGAAAAAATGAGAACACCTTCCAAAAGACatacttccatttttcttttttaaaaatagtttattgtcaagttggtttccatataacacccagtgctcttccccacaagtgccctccttcgtGTCCATAACCCCCctaccctctgcccctcccccttcagccctcagtttgttttcagtattcaagagtctctcatgatttgcctccctccctctccttaactcttttccccccttcccctccccatggtcctctgttaagtttctcctgttagacctatgagtaaaaacatatggtatctgtccttctccacttgacttatttcacttagcatgacacccttgagttccgtccacattgccacgaatggtcagatttcattctttctcatcgccatgtagtattccattgtatatataaaccacatcttcttgatccattcatcagtagatggccaacagacacatgaaatgatgctccgcatcactcatcatcagggaaatacaagacATACTTCCAGTTTAAACAAGAACTCCAAGAAAAGGCATTATAGGTACAAGCCCTGTACCTCAGTACCCATGCAGAGATCTCTAGGACTCTGGCTTACTTGGGCTGCAAGAAGGAATGAGAAGTACAAGAGGCTGCATCCATGCCAGATTGTCTGGGCCAGCCCTGATTTCACATCCTATATCTATGTCCCCACAAGTCCAGTCCCGGGGTATGGGACACTATGGTTGCTATAGCTCCAGGAGCTTCTTCTTGGTCAGAAGGACAATTCCATCTGTCCCTGTAGGAGCTGCACAAGAATCCCCAGTTCTATTCTGCCAACGCCAAGAAGCTGGACCTGTGCCAGGGAGTGGTAGGTAAGTCTGCACATTCCCTGGAGACACAGGCCTGGCACCTGCGAGCCTGGACAAGCCTaggcagagtgggggtggggaaaagggaagtgaGATATTCCAAGGGGGGAAAATAGCCACCCTGACCTCCACCTTGAAGTTTTGTGGCCTTGCTGGGAAAATGATAACAGTTGGCTCTCTAAGGATATTTGAGGATGCCAAAATTTGTCTAACGATAATCCTCATTACCAGTTGGCAGGTATAAGTTTTGTCTTGGGAGAATGTGCTGTCGCTGCTCTAGTCCCCTTAATGACTCCTTTTTGGCACACTAGATACCCCAGAGAGGGCTGAGTAAGTCCATCCTCATCTCAACTTTCTTtaaggatatagaaaaaaaaaccttggccACCAGAGAAGGGAAATATAGTGATACTCATTTCACAGACAGAGAAATGGAGTCTGGAAGGGTTGAGGCTTCCCCAGGAGAACATAAATCACTTACAGAGGTAGGACTTTAGAAAAGTTTGATTGTGTTTGGGTCCAAATTCCTGAGGATTCAGGAAACTAAAAGCTGGTCCAGGAATCTGGCTCAATTCTTGGTGTCAAGTTGAGAAGACTTGACAAGTCTTGAGAAGACTAGAAAGTcaatgcccctccccacctcctgctcacTGTCTTCCTCAGAGTAGATCTTTCCCTTCTGCTACACTAGACTAAAAGCCCAGAGAGGATAGCAATTGGGACCAGGCATTTCTTACATGTGATAAGTCCTCAGTACATTCATGCAGACACTTGTAGAATGTGCCTGCATGTGCAGCCTCCATGCAGACACTGTGTCCTCTCTGCCTTAGGCGACTGCTGGTTCTTGGCTGCTTTGCAAGCTTTGACTTTGCACCAGGACATCCTGAGCCGTGTCGTTCCCCTGAATCAGAATTTCACTGAGAAGTATGCCGGCATTTTCCAGTTCTGGGTGAGTGTCCTCCTGGTGCCCCAGCTTGGAGGAAGCCATAGGAAAGAAGGTTCTTCGAAAAGTCATGTCTTTGCCTCCTAAGATAACTGCCTTCCATGGCAATCTTTACTCACCAGTGGGCACTTTCTCCTTCCAGTTCTGGCACTTTGGGAAGTGGGTTCCTGTGGTGATAGATGACCGACTTCCTGTGAATACAGCTGGCCAGCTGATCTTTGTCTCTTCTACCTACAAAAACTTGTTCTGGGGAGCTCTTCTGGAAAAGGCCTATGCCAAGTAAGACAGCCATCAGAAagctttccccttcccttcccttcccttcccttcccttcccttcccttcccttcccttcccttcccttcccttcccttccctNNNNNNNNNNNNNNNNNNNNNNNNNNNNNNNNNNNNNNNNNNNNNNNNNNNNNNNNNNNNNNNNNNNNNNNNNNNNNNNNNNNNNNNNNNNNNNNNNNNNcccttctcctccttcccttcccttcctttcccttctcttctcttcccttcccttcctttgccctttcttttccttcccttcccttctgttccacttccccttcccctcctcttccccttctgtttcccttccccttcccctttctttcttttacctcctctcccctccccttcccttccctactctctgtctttctgcttccATCTCCTCAATGCTGAGAGAGCCCAAGAGGGAGGTAAATTTGATGAAGTAAGACACTGAGGCACGGCATCTTGAATATAGAAATGATGTATCCAGAGTCTCTTATGTAGACTTTATCCCATCTGAACAAGCATTCCAGAACTTCGTCTTTTCCCTAATGGATGGAATTCTTTAACAAGGACAAGAAGTCACAGTGCAGATTTTCCTTTGCCCctgggatggaaggaaggagtaGCAGGCACATGCCCAGAGAAGAACTGAGCAGGGGTTCACTAGACTCATTTGGACCATCCCAGGCTACAGTACAaatgtcccttcccctctcctcccatgTTTACTTCTTCCCTGGGCAGGCTCTGTGGCTCCTATGAAGACTTGCAGCATGGACAGGTGTCTGAAGCACTTGTGGACTTCACTGGAGGGGTGACAGTGACCATCAAGCCGGCAGAGGCCCCTGGAAACCTCTGGGACATCCTCACCAGAGCCACCTACAGCAGAACCCTCATTGGCTGCCAGACTCACCCAGGGGTGCGAGCAGACGACTGTGTGCTAGCAGAATGTCCTTTCCTGTTCCCATCCCCTTCATCCACCAACTTGTGCTCTCACCTTCACTGTGGGCCTTGAGACTCCCACCCAGCTCCTACACCTAAAGCCCTGATGTTCAAACCTAAGGGGCCAAGGAGAGCCCTCAGGGCCCACAAGGCCACAGTAGAATGCAGATGGCATGCAGACAAGGGAGCTAACAGTGACTAAGTGTCAACCAGCTGCAATATGCTTTACTAGCACAACTGGTCTTTACTGCCTGATTTAGTAATAACCAAGAACTTGGAACTAGAGTAGGGAGCTCTGGGTCCAGCCCTGCCTCCAGTAGCAAACACCAGGAGCTAAACCACATGATGGTTTAGCAGCTTTCAATCTGAGTTTGTCCTGTGTGAATGGGATGGGGATCACTGTGAAATGGCACCCTGACTTAGAGGCTCTAACAAGACTGTGGGTGCTAAAAGCTTTGACCACAATGAGGACACAGGGTGGTTCTCTCCCAGACCTCTTCATAAGCCCTTGTTTTGGTCACACATGTCCCATAACCCCCAAATAAACTGTACACAGCAGTGGGCTGACATGAACTCTCTTGTCTccacagaaagagagggtgctGGAGAACGGACTGGTGGACGGCCATGCCTATACCCTCACAGGAATCAGAAAGGTGGGTGGAACCAGCCCCTCTCTATCCCTTCAggctcccccttctctcctgaaGCTTCTCACCAAGGCTCTGGTGAGTGTTACTATCTGTGCTCAGTCCAGAGAGGCAAACTCTGATGGATTTTACGGGCCTGCTGAAGCAGGTGGTGGGCTCCCGGCACCTATGCTCCTGTGTCCTGGAGTGATGAGTTGTGTCTGGTATTTGCCACCTGCAGGGCACCATCTCAGCTCCTCTTGCCCTGCGGCAGCCTAGCCAATCAGCCATCCAGCCCTGCTAGGCTCCAATCCTTCCTTGAGATACTAGGCTGCCCCTGATGACCTTCATATCTGGGGCTTACCACCCAAATTCCTGCTTCTTTCTCAAAAGTTCCTTCTCATCAACCTCTCAGGTTCTTTTCATTGCTATTCATCTTTGAGGTTGTGCTAAGCATTGAGGGAGAGATGCATTGGACAGGGTCCCCGCCTACACAGAGCTTATAGTCAGGCATGGAGACATCGTATACAAGAATGGCAAGGAAGCAAAGTAgaaagtggggggtgggagtggcagataaaagagacaaaaggattttggggtcagagggaggagagaagacatTCTCCTAGTTGGGTTGGGGAAAGTCAGAAAAGACTTTGTAGAGGAAGTGACATTGGGCTGACCCCTGAAAGGTGGGTAGTGAGGGTGCTCCTGGTGGAGGGAGCCACACAGAAAAGCATGCAGGTAAGACACCTGCCAGTCCAGTCTTAAACACCCTCTGATGTCTTCTGGAGAGCCTGACGTCCCCAAGTCCCCCGATTCCCTTTAACTGTTTTAAATTTCTCGAACTCCACTACCACCTGACTTCTTTTTCCTCCCAGAGCTGTAccagtgatgtgtgtgtgtgtgtgtgtgcgtgccaagagttttcacttattttcacAGTCCTTTAACAAAACttagattttattaatatttatatgtttatgtctCTGTGCTGGTACAAAATAATAAGTGCTTTGTGCAGTGATGAAAATCTCCAGAAAGCTATTAAGTAGAAAAAGTGAGGGACAAGAGAATTGATATCACATGctactttttctttaagaaagaaagggcCATATAGGCACCTGAGTGTGGCTCCACCttgacatctgacttcagctcagatcatgaactcgtggttcatgagtttgagccccttgtcgggctttggattctgtgtctccctctctctctctgttcctcccctgctcatgctctgtttctctctcaaaagtaaatattaaacaaaattttaaaaaagggcagtaatcatatattttcttatttgaatacAGAGCATTCAAAGGGTATGGAAGGAGAGTGGCTGGAAATGGAGAAATCTAAGCAGGCAAGAGACTCTTTAAACAGGCCTTTTCATATAAGTTTTGTTTTGAGCCAAATATTTTTACCTGTTAAAATCCATTTAAACAAATAAGATGTAGTTGACTTGACATTTCAttgatgttcattttctttagctGGTAATTATACCCTGCATATGCAAAATGTTAACCATAGGGAGTGCAGGGTGAAGTCAATAAAGAAACTATTATTTTTGCAGCTTTTCAGTATAGCACTTAAATGTTGATATCTATattctgtttcatgttttttGACATATTTACCAAAATTTAGCACTTACTACATGCTAACTAGTGTCAGAACTGCTTTACAAATGTTAactcaatcctcacaacaatcctgggTGTGGGTATATTGGTAAACTGGGCCttccataacaaattaccacaaatcgGGTGGCTTcagacaacagaaatgtattctttcccAGTTCTGAAGGACGGCAGTCTGAAATCAAGGGGCCATAAGAGCCTCTGAAGGCTAGAGAGGGGGAATCTTTGTTGTCTCTTCTAGCTGATGGTGGCTCCCGGCTTCCTTAGCTTGGAATGCAGAACCCaatctttttctccatcttcacatggccttctcctctgtgtctttccccatctccttcccttcccttgtcccTGGATTTAGGATCCACCCTAATCCAGGGTGATtttatctcaagatccttaatttaattacatatgcAAAGACCCTTTGTATAAATAGGATCACACGGACAGATTTTGGGAAGACTGGACTTTTGGAGGCCCATTCAACCCAGCGCCACAGATGTGACTGTTAGCTTTctcttacagatgagggaacggacacagagaggttaagtaaattgcCATAGGTCTCAGCAGCTAAGATGTAGCAGAgccattttcttttccagcaATGCCCAGGGCCTTGAGTCTTCCCTTTCAAGGTCTCATCTGGCAGGCACCAGTCTCACTCAGATATCTGCAACATTTGCATCTGGCACTCAGCCCAGCCATCTAAATTGCTTCTCCTTTTGCACAGGTGACCAGCAAACTGGGACCAGAATATCTAGTCAAGCTGAGGAACCCCTGGGGCAAAGTGGAATGGAAAGGAGACTGGAGTGACAGGTGAGCACCCTATGCAGGCCTGCAGGGGTGAGGAAGAAAGGGCTCGGGCAAGCCTGCAAAGGAGGTTGCTGTCTGCACACAAATTCAAACGTGTTCTTTTGGTCTCCAGCCCAACCCGGAGAGCTTTCAGAGTGGCAAAGGTCAAGCTCTCACATTTAGGAGATGCTTAATGATATATAGATTATGTTCTCCTTCATTATAATAATTGAGCTAATGTTTACTGAGAGCTTGCCAGCACTGTGCTAAGCTGCTTTGAATCTTTTTTCTCCCTGcccacatttacttatttatttttttgaaagtaaaattacaTTCACTTCAAATGTGCAGAGGTCTCCCCTATTTGTAGTCTGGCATATTTTCATCAAGCACTTTGAATTTTTATGATGTCGAGTCCTCTGAACAATGCCCTTATAAGGTAGGGAGTTTTGTTCCTATTGTGCGGATGGAGACGCTGATGCTTGGTGAAGGAATTCCTCAAGGTCCCACAGCATGACTCAAGCAAGGTGTTTGGAGGCTAACCCAGTGTTCTTTCCCTGGTTCAGTGGGCTCTTGAGCTGTTGAGTCAGAGGTAGGCCGATCTGGGTTGGTCTCAACCTTCTGGTGACCAGTCATGACCTCTGGGCTTTCCATTCATATCAGAATGTGATTCCCTGTGTCACCCTCCAGGAATTCAGTTTTGGGCGGAGTCTAGGTGACATCAGTCTAGGTGACATTGTTCCCCTTCTCTTGGGGCCAGAACCCTGTATTGCCTGCTGTCTAACATCTGAAAAcaggttcttttttaaatgtcttgtccTACTTTTAGTTGTTTCTGGTGGGGAATTGATGCAGGGAAGCCCTTCTCCTTCACAGTCAGAAAAAGAAGTTCAGAATGACAGGCTCTGAAGATACAGAGTACCAATGTTGGTTCAGATGTTCTATGACATTTCATAACTTTGTGACTTCTGCGAAGTGACTTAATCTCTTTAAGCCTCTGTTTCCTAATCTCTAAAATAGACATAAAAGTCCCTACCTTGAAAAATTGTTGTCAgccttaaatgaaataaagtatgtCAAGAGCCCGGCCCAGAGCTTGGGACATGGCGAGGGATGAGTTAATGTTACGTGTTGCTTTTATAAAGCAGGACGTGAGCTGTGGTTGTCCCAAGCAGCATGAAGAGGAGGTAAATAATGACATAACAGAGCATTTACTTAAGCGTTTCTTCCACGTCCTCTAGAACCCTTTCATTCCCCACAGAAGCAtcccttttctgttttcagcTCAAGTACGTGGGAGCTGTTGAGCCCCAAGGAGAAGATTCTGCTCCTGAGAAGAAGCGAAGATGGAGAATTCTGGTATCTGACTTGGGGACTTGGGACAAATGCCTCGGCTTACATTAGGATACCCAGCCTGCAAATATTTATCGGGTGCCACATGTATGCCGGGAACCTCGTGTATAGAGATCAAGAAGACCCCCtagggcccccccgccccccgtctaGCAGGCAAACAGCCCTTGCAAAGCGCTCAGTGGACATGGCGCTCAGTGGACATCAAAGCTGAGCATGGGGCTGGCCACCTCcttctgtctgacttcagctcggtaACTGTACACTCAATCCCAAGGTTTTTTTTACCTTTCCTGGCCTTAAAGCAAGATGAGGAAAGAAGGCCTTACAAACTATGAACCATCTCACTTGCAACTACAGTACCCCCCCACCAGAGCACCATGACATGACTCCCATCCCCCCCAAAGCCACTCACCCCTTTTTATGAAAAGCCACCAAGATGCCCTGAGCTAATACTGTTTTTGAGTCTCTGACTTGAACCCCATCTGTTCCCTTTTCCCTTCACTTTTTACCCTTACTATTAACTTCCAGCCTTGTTCCCATGGCccttcttctcccattctgcaccCTTTCTGGACTGCTGTGGCCCCTCTCTCTTTGGAAGTTGTCACTGAACTCAAGAGCCCTGAAAATACTATTATTTCCACCttacagataagtaaactgagcATCGACCAGTTCAGATAGTATGCCTTGAGCCCCAAAGTTAGCAAGAATGAGCTAATAATTTTATCAATTAATAATTGAGAACTGGCTCGTGCCATTATTATTGAACATTTGTATCTTAGTTGGCTAGTTATGAATGCCTCAATTCAGCTTCATCACCATGATCAGCAAAACAGGAACATTGCCACAGGCACCCATTGTGGGAGGCTGCTTTCAGGCACGGGAAGGGGGGTGGCCCATCTCCCCGGATGCACTGGGGTCAGGGGATCATCATGCTGATCCAGCTCTGCCCTCCTGTGTCCAAGGCCAGCTCAGCTGTACAGCAGGGTGTGGTGTGGGGCTGGGCTGGCGCGGCAGCTTGGTTCCAGCCCTCAGTCTGGTCCTGATCAGTAGATGtcatgctgttccctcttcctctccacaGGATGACACTGAAGGACTTTAAAACACATTTCATGCTTCTGGTCATCTGTCAACTGACCCCGAGCCTGCTGAGTCAGGATGTGGGCCAGAAGTGGGCGTATACCATGcgggaggggagatgggagaaGGGCATCACGGCCGGCGGCCCGATGAGGTCGTCCCAAGGTAGGCAGGTGCACAGGAGCCTGGGCCCTTGGGGCTAAAGTGACACCTTTGCCAGgcaagggtggggaagggggcagagctgCTGCGGATGATGGTGACGCTCTTGCCCTGTATGGGGCATCTGGCTGAGGCATGAGGGACTTTACTGGCAGAACTGTGTGCTCTGGCCCTGGGCTGCATCCTTAGTACCAGGAGGCCACAGGCACACATCCCATAGTAAAAGGGTAGCTTAAATCTTTGGTTGTAGGACAAGGTCATTTCCATGCTGAAAtaaccaccatttatttatttatttatttatttatttatttatttatttatttataaatctttatttttgagagaaagagaaacagaatgtgagcgggggaggaacagagagagatggagacacagaaatctgaagcaggctccaggctctgaactgtcagcacagagccccacccagggcttaaactcaacaactatgagatcatgacctgagcttaagtcggacacttaactggctgagccacccaggcacccagaaataACCATTCTTTAAAGGCAGGACTGAAATAGTAACTGCATCATCTGTATCAGACTGTCCTTGCCTAGAGTTTGGTAGTGAAATAAAATCAAGGATTCATAGCTCACCAGTTACAGGAGGCAAATGTGTCTGAATTCTCCAAGTGGAGAGGTTTGGTGACTGTGTCCCTTTGTCCACAATGGAGCCATCTCTTTGGAAGGAAAGACCTGTGGGGTACAATCTCAGCTGGCCAGGCCAGGCGCCCTTTGTTCCGGCTTCCCCCTCTGTCAGAGAGGTCCGCCCAAAGGCTCAAGCTGCCCTTCAGCTAAAGCTTGATCcctgttaaaatgcaaatctcCCTGAGATCATGGACATGTCCTCCATGAGTTAATATGGTCGCTTCATTGGGCAGTGAATGTGCTGGGCAAAGGGGCTACAGCAGTGAGAGACTCCCGGTCTGCATGTCTATAGAGGAACACAGGGCGGAAGAGGTGGAGTGGGAGGGTGGATAGAGGTGAGGTTGACAACCTGACTCTGTCCACATGGACCTCTGGGTGGGAATCCCAGGGGAGGCATCCAGAGTCTGTGAGGGCCGCAGGGATGCCTGACCCACCCCTCTGTGCTCTGCTCCAGACACATTCTGGAAGAACCCACAGTTCTTGCTGTCCGTCTGGAGCCCTCAGGAGGGCAGAAGGTTCCCAATGCCCTGCAGCGTACTGGTGTCCTTGCTGCAGAAGCCCAGGCACAGGCACCGCACCTGGAAGCCTCACCTGGCCATCGGCTTCTACCTCTTTAGGGTAGGCGtggcctgggggggcggggcacgtGGCCTCCCGGGCCTGTCTCACCATTGGTcatcctttcttcctgtttcctgaCTTCCTCCccatctgcctctgtctccaaACAGACCCGGGCGCAGGCCTTGGCTCTGTCCCTTAGGAACCTGTGATCTGGAACAAGTCACCTCCTTGTGCTTGAgcatcagcttcctcatctgcaaagtgggggtAGAATAGAAGAATGTAACGTGCCAGTGTTTCATTGTGGTGCCCAGCACGCAGTTTGTATTAATCAATACTGGTGACTGgtgttcttttcctctcccaaAAAACCAAGGTTGCCTTCCCTTACTCTTTCCCAGAATTCTTGATGATGGATTAAAATGTCACTCACTAGGACAGCAAATCTTACAGGAGGGAAGGAGGCCTCTCGCTAGAGCCTCCTTATATATCAGCCTTCGTCACTTTGGGCTTGTGCAAGAGTTGGATTTGTGCCTAATGAGGTCTCTCTTTTTCCTGTGTTTCAGTTGAGCAAGGTGAGTTCCACACTTGACCAGCTGGCCCTGGTTTGGAGTGATGTCCCCCGTGAGGTTCAACTTGACCATAGCAGGCTTACGTAAGGAGCTACAAGGATGTCTGCACAAATGCTGGCTGCCCGTGTGTGTGGAAGAAATGAGCACTTGCCATTCTCTTACCCGAGGACCCTGAGAAATCCTTCCGCATCTGTAGGGAGGTCTCCGAGCCTGGTGGAGAAccaatacattttagaatttattaaatCCCTACATAAATAGCTAGAGGCTGTCACAGCATAGGAAGAATGGTAAATCACATTCTTGCCTGAGTTTTGAAGCCATAATAAAACAGATCTATAACATATGGGACCTTGGGAGACCATGCAGCCCACCTCCCTGGGGACAAGGGATGAAGGCTCAGGAAAGTAGGACAGAAACCCAGGCAGAGGGCAAGAACcactctgtccctcacctgcagTGGGAGTCTGGAGGGATCAGATAAGAAGGTGTGAGCTATCCCAGCTTCCAAAAGGGTGGTAGCTATTATTTTGCTTCCCGAAGAAACCAAGAGtggaaaacttaattttttcagATTAGACTAAATCAAGTAAaaggatatttataaaataaactaaaaaaaaaaagaaaccatttttgcATTGGGTATCTTGGGtcagttttggttttttccctCCTGTGGGAAGGAAGGCTGAAGGCTCCCAAAGTTgcctataaatttttaaaaatagttattaataTCATATATAGGTCAACCTACAATCAAATTGTAGACAGAATGAAACTATAAaccagttaaaaatttaaaagacaaggggtatctggatggctcagtcagttaagcaactgacttttgattttggctcaggtcatgatctcctggtttgtgagtttgagccccacattgggctctgtgctgatagtgtagagcctgagtgggattctgtctctccttccttttctgtccccCCCAtcacactctctcccaaaataaataaataaacttaaaaacaatttaaaggcaagaaaaaagtCATACATGGATAGAGTAGGCAGTTGATTCTACCAGGAACCCTAAACCTAGGACAGCTAAAATGGCTGATTATAAAATTTAGTTCTGAGATTCCTAGAGGCCAAGGCAAAGATGGCAACAGGATGGTTCCCTAGTTCTCATCGTCTGAAAAAGAAAGCGTGCATTATCAGGagatctgttttatttctgtagcCTTGAGTGGAATT is a window from the Suricata suricatta isolate VVHF042 chromosome 4, meerkat_22Aug2017_6uvM2_HiC, whole genome shotgun sequence genome containing:
- the CAPN14 gene encoding calpain-14; this translates as MSLCLPFRGRWKMGQKNSWRGSSQLPKQDYEALRERCLMEGRLFEDDSFPASLCSVGSGPLLPKLPPGLQWKRPLELHKNPQFYSANAKKLDLCQGVVGDCWFLAALQALTLHQDILSRVVPLNQNFTEKYAGIFQFWFWHFGKWVPVVIDDRLPVNTAGQLIFVSSTYKNLFWGALLEKAYAKLCGSYEDLQHGQVSEALVDFTGGVTVTIKPAEAPGNLWDILTRATYSRTLIGCQTHPGKERVLENGLVDGHAYTLTGIRKVTSKLGPEYLVKLRNPWGKVEWKGDWSDSSSTWELLSPKEKILLLRRSEDGEFWMTLKDFKTHFMLLVICQLTPSLLSQDVGQKWAYTMREGRWEKGITAGGPMRSSQDTFWKNPQFLLSVWSPQEGRRFPMPCSVLVSLLQKPRHRHRTWKPHLAIGFYLFRVGVYHGDQRRLPPEFFWKNAPIRWPEAFLTEKEVSQELQLEPGTYVIVPCTSKAGQEAEFVLRVFSRKHIFHEIGCNSRAVFSKEIVDDNEGQDEFFTKLFEKYPEINAVQLQKILNHMTWSSLGRAQPFFSLDACQGILALLDLNATGTVSIQEFRDLWKQLMLCQEVFHKHDSSRSGHLNRIQLRAAMGDAGIMLSDDVCQLMLVRYGGPNLRINFVGFVQLMLRAEYMKDAFENLTQDGQGIYLRKPEWLMMTLYS